A window of Solea senegalensis isolate Sse05_10M linkage group LG20, IFAPA_SoseM_1, whole genome shotgun sequence contains these coding sequences:
- the eomesa gene encoding eomesodermin homolog a isoform X1 produces MQLENILPSASINLPKTFYNLSSSDSVNNSPRPASSQLDYQEVERTESESSSAPKKFLSAVGNGMLGEAGDTFTKAGPDGRKGSPVLGEDELTSGRRYNIDELGSDRYFISSSQASTDMASPCSLFPYAGQSGSVYTGSSSSRYPASLHYGSVLPPTGFSSSSVCAGRSQFSSGGYQFSQGPGCLYPSYPGTGTGIGSMSLPGSAAGARAQVYLCNRPLWLKFHRHQTEMIITKQGRRMFPFLSFNITGLNLTAHYNVFVEVILADPNHWRFQGGKWVTCGKADNNMQGNKMYVHPESPNTGAHWMRQEISFGKLKLTNNKGANNNNTQMIVLQSLHKYQPRLHIVEVTEDGVEDMSNEARTQTFTFPENQFIAVTAYQNTDITQLKIDHNPFAKGFRDNYDSMYTAPESDRLTPSPTDSPRSTQIVPGARYAMQPFFQDQFVNNLPQNRFYTGERAVPQTNSLLSPQSEDASAAASAQRWFVPPVQQPGSNKLDLSYDNDYSTSSLLSYGIKPLSLQTSHALSYYPDSAFASMAAGWGTRSTYQRKMTTGLPWSPRPSPPAFPEDQLGATKDKLPDESAPTASTWIETSQSLKSVDSSDSGVYSMVCKRRRMSPGGSSTENSPTIKCEDLTTEEYKDNPKGMGYYAFYTSP; encoded by the exons ATGCAGTTAGAGAACATCCTTCCCAGCGCGAGCATCAATCTACCCAAAACCTTTTACAACCTCTCGTCGTCGGACAGTGTGAACAACAGCCCGAGGCCGGCATCGTCGCAACTTGACTACCAAGAGGTCGAGCGCACGGAATCTGAGTCGAGCAGCGCTCCGAAGAAATTCCTGAGCGCGGTGGGAAACGGGATGCTGGGGGAGGCGGGGGACACTTTCACTAAAGCCGGGCCCGATGGGAGGAAAGGCTCCCCGGTGCTCGGTGAGGACGAGTTAACAAGCGGTCGGCGCTACAACATAGACGAACTTGGCTCTGACAGATACTTCATCTCGTCGTCCCAGGCGAGTACCGACATGGCGAGTCCCTGTTCCCTCTTTCCCTATGCAGGACAGAGCGGCTCCGTGTACACaggctccagcagctccagatACCCGGCTTCTCTTCACTACGGATCCGTCCTGCCGCCCACAGGCTTCTCCTCCTCGTCAGTGTGCGCCGGCCGGAGCCAGTTTAGCAGCGGAGGTTACCAGTTCAGCCAGGGTCCCGGCTGCTTGTACCCCTCCTATCCCGGGACGGGGACCGGCATCGGCTCCATGTCTCTGCCGGGGTCTGCCGCCGGAGCCAGGGCGCAGGTGTACCTGTGCAATCGGCCTCTGTGGCTGAAGTTCCACCGGCACCAGACCGAGATGATCATCACCAAACAGGGCAG ACGGATGTTTCCATTCCTCAGTTTCAACATCACTGGACTGAACCTCACGGCACATTACAACGTCTTTGTAGAAGTCATTTTGGCTGATCCGAATCACTGGCGCTTTCAGGGAGGAAAGTGGGTCACATGTGGGAAAGCAGACAATAATATGCAAG GCAACAAGATGTACGTTCACCCTGAATCCCCAAACACTGGTGCTCACTGGATGAGGCAAGAAATCTCTTTTGGCAAGTTGAAGCTGACCAACAATAAAggagcaaacaacaacaacacacag ATGATAGTCTTGCAGTCACTTCACAAGTACCAACCGCGACTGCACATCGTAGAGGTGACGGAGGACGGAGTGGAGGACATGAGCAATGAGGCCAGAACTCAAACCTTCACCTTCCCAGAGAACCAGTTTATAGCCGTCACTGCTTACCAGAACACAGAC atCACACAGCTGAAGATAGATCACAACCCATTTGCAAAAGGCTTCCGGGACAATTATGACTC GATGTACACAGCCCCAGAGAGTGACAGGTTGACTCCATCCCCTACAGATTCTCCTCGCTCCACCCAAATTGTGCCTGGGGCCCGCTATGCCATGCAGCCTTTCTTTCAGGACCAGTTTGTCAACAACCTGCCTCAGAACCGCTTCTACACGGGCGAACGGGCCGTTCCTCAAACCAACAGCCTCCTCTCCCCGCAGAGTGAGGACGCCAGCGCCGCCGCCTCTGCCCAACGCTGGTTCGTGCCCCCCGTCCAGCAGCCAGGCTCCAACAAGCTGGATCTGTCCTATGACAATGACTATTCCACCAGTAGCCTACTGTCCTACGGCATAAAGCCCCTGTCCCTGCAGACGTCCCACGCCCTCAGTTACTACCCAGACTCGGCCTTCGCCTCCATGGCTGCTGGTTGGGGCACGAGAAGCACTTACCAGCGGAAGATGACCACAGGTTTGCCCTGGTCCCCTCGTCCGAGCCCCCCAGCCTTCCCCGAGGACCAGCTGGGGGCCACTAAAGACAAGCTCCCCGACGAGAGCGCACCGACGGCTTCGACCTGGATCGAGACATCCCAGTCGCTGAAATCAGTGGACTCTAGTGATTCTGGTGTTTACTCCATGGTCTGCAAGAGGCGCAGGATGTCTCCTGGGGGCTCAAGCACAGAAAACTCCCCGACCATCAAGTGTGAGGACTTGACTACGGAGGAGTACAAGGACAACCCAAAAGGCATGGGTTATTATGCATTCTACACAAGCCCCTAA
- the eomesa gene encoding eomesodermin homolog a isoform X2, with translation MQLENILPSASINLPKTFYNLSSSDSVNNSPRPASSQLDYQEVERTESESSSAPKKFLSAVGNGMLGEAGDTFTKAGPDGRKGSPVLGEDELTSGRRYNIDELGSDRYFISSSQASTDMASPCSLFPYAGQSGSVYTGSSSSRYPASLHYGSVLPPTGFSSSSVCAGRSQFSSGGYQFSQGPGCLYPSYPGTGTGIGSMSLPGSAAGARAQVYLCNRPLWLKFHRHQTEMIITKQGRRMFPFLSFNITGLNLTAHYNVFVEVILADPNHWRFQGGKWVTCGKADNNMQGNKMYVHPESPNTGAHWMRQEISFGKLKLTNNKGANNNNTQMIVLQSLHKYQPRLHIVEVTEDGVEDMSNEARTQTFTFPENQFIAVTAYQNTDITQLKIDHNPFAKGFRDNYDSMYTAPESDRLTPSPTDSPRSTQIVPGARYAMQPFFQDQFVNNLPQNRFYTGERAVPQTNSLLSPQSEDASAAASAQRWFVPPVQQPGSNKLDLSYDNDYSTSSLLSYGIKPLSLQTSHALSYYPDSAFASMAAGWGTRSTYQRKMTTGLPWSPRPSPPAFPEDQLGATKDKLPDESAPTASTWIETSQSLKSVDSSDSGVYSMVCKRRRMSPGGSSTENSPTIKCEDLTTEEYKDNPKGAKA, from the exons ATGCAGTTAGAGAACATCCTTCCCAGCGCGAGCATCAATCTACCCAAAACCTTTTACAACCTCTCGTCGTCGGACAGTGTGAACAACAGCCCGAGGCCGGCATCGTCGCAACTTGACTACCAAGAGGTCGAGCGCACGGAATCTGAGTCGAGCAGCGCTCCGAAGAAATTCCTGAGCGCGGTGGGAAACGGGATGCTGGGGGAGGCGGGGGACACTTTCACTAAAGCCGGGCCCGATGGGAGGAAAGGCTCCCCGGTGCTCGGTGAGGACGAGTTAACAAGCGGTCGGCGCTACAACATAGACGAACTTGGCTCTGACAGATACTTCATCTCGTCGTCCCAGGCGAGTACCGACATGGCGAGTCCCTGTTCCCTCTTTCCCTATGCAGGACAGAGCGGCTCCGTGTACACaggctccagcagctccagatACCCGGCTTCTCTTCACTACGGATCCGTCCTGCCGCCCACAGGCTTCTCCTCCTCGTCAGTGTGCGCCGGCCGGAGCCAGTTTAGCAGCGGAGGTTACCAGTTCAGCCAGGGTCCCGGCTGCTTGTACCCCTCCTATCCCGGGACGGGGACCGGCATCGGCTCCATGTCTCTGCCGGGGTCTGCCGCCGGAGCCAGGGCGCAGGTGTACCTGTGCAATCGGCCTCTGTGGCTGAAGTTCCACCGGCACCAGACCGAGATGATCATCACCAAACAGGGCAG ACGGATGTTTCCATTCCTCAGTTTCAACATCACTGGACTGAACCTCACGGCACATTACAACGTCTTTGTAGAAGTCATTTTGGCTGATCCGAATCACTGGCGCTTTCAGGGAGGAAAGTGGGTCACATGTGGGAAAGCAGACAATAATATGCAAG GCAACAAGATGTACGTTCACCCTGAATCCCCAAACACTGGTGCTCACTGGATGAGGCAAGAAATCTCTTTTGGCAAGTTGAAGCTGACCAACAATAAAggagcaaacaacaacaacacacag ATGATAGTCTTGCAGTCACTTCACAAGTACCAACCGCGACTGCACATCGTAGAGGTGACGGAGGACGGAGTGGAGGACATGAGCAATGAGGCCAGAACTCAAACCTTCACCTTCCCAGAGAACCAGTTTATAGCCGTCACTGCTTACCAGAACACAGAC atCACACAGCTGAAGATAGATCACAACCCATTTGCAAAAGGCTTCCGGGACAATTATGACTC GATGTACACAGCCCCAGAGAGTGACAGGTTGACTCCATCCCCTACAGATTCTCCTCGCTCCACCCAAATTGTGCCTGGGGCCCGCTATGCCATGCAGCCTTTCTTTCAGGACCAGTTTGTCAACAACCTGCCTCAGAACCGCTTCTACACGGGCGAACGGGCCGTTCCTCAAACCAACAGCCTCCTCTCCCCGCAGAGTGAGGACGCCAGCGCCGCCGCCTCTGCCCAACGCTGGTTCGTGCCCCCCGTCCAGCAGCCAGGCTCCAACAAGCTGGATCTGTCCTATGACAATGACTATTCCACCAGTAGCCTACTGTCCTACGGCATAAAGCCCCTGTCCCTGCAGACGTCCCACGCCCTCAGTTACTACCCAGACTCGGCCTTCGCCTCCATGGCTGCTGGTTGGGGCACGAGAAGCACTTACCAGCGGAAGATGACCACAGGTTTGCCCTGGTCCCCTCGTCCGAGCCCCCCAGCCTTCCCCGAGGACCAGCTGGGGGCCACTAAAGACAAGCTCCCCGACGAGAGCGCACCGACGGCTTCGACCTGGATCGAGACATCCCAGTCGCTGAAATCAGTGGACTCTAGTGATTCTGGTGTTTACTCCATGGTCTGCAAGAGGCGCAGGATGTCTCCTGGGGGCTCAAGCACAGAAAACTCCCCGACCATCAAGTGTGAGGACTTGACTACGGAGGAGTACAAGGACAACCCAAAAG GTGCCAAAGCTTAG
- the eomesa gene encoding eomesodermin homolog a isoform X3, with product MSLPGSAAGARAQVYLCNRPLWLKFHRHQTEMIITKQGRRMFPFLSFNITGLNLTAHYNVFVEVILADPNHWRFQGGKWVTCGKADNNMQGNKMYVHPESPNTGAHWMRQEISFGKLKLTNNKGANNNNTQMIVLQSLHKYQPRLHIVEVTEDGVEDMSNEARTQTFTFPENQFIAVTAYQNTDITQLKIDHNPFAKGFRDNYDSMYTAPESDRLTPSPTDSPRSTQIVPGARYAMQPFFQDQFVNNLPQNRFYTGERAVPQTNSLLSPQSEDASAAASAQRWFVPPVQQPGSNKLDLSYDNDYSTSSLLSYGIKPLSLQTSHALSYYPDSAFASMAAGWGTRSTYQRKMTTGLPWSPRPSPPAFPEDQLGATKDKLPDESAPTASTWIETSQSLKSVDSSDSGVYSMVCKRRRMSPGGSSTENSPTIKCEDLTTEEYKDNPKGMGYYAFYTSP from the exons ATGTCTCTGCCGGGGTCTGCCGCCGGAGCCAGGGCGCAGGTGTACCTGTGCAATCGGCCTCTGTGGCTGAAGTTCCACCGGCACCAGACCGAGATGATCATCACCAAACAGGGCAG ACGGATGTTTCCATTCCTCAGTTTCAACATCACTGGACTGAACCTCACGGCACATTACAACGTCTTTGTAGAAGTCATTTTGGCTGATCCGAATCACTGGCGCTTTCAGGGAGGAAAGTGGGTCACATGTGGGAAAGCAGACAATAATATGCAAG GCAACAAGATGTACGTTCACCCTGAATCCCCAAACACTGGTGCTCACTGGATGAGGCAAGAAATCTCTTTTGGCAAGTTGAAGCTGACCAACAATAAAggagcaaacaacaacaacacacag ATGATAGTCTTGCAGTCACTTCACAAGTACCAACCGCGACTGCACATCGTAGAGGTGACGGAGGACGGAGTGGAGGACATGAGCAATGAGGCCAGAACTCAAACCTTCACCTTCCCAGAGAACCAGTTTATAGCCGTCACTGCTTACCAGAACACAGAC atCACACAGCTGAAGATAGATCACAACCCATTTGCAAAAGGCTTCCGGGACAATTATGACTC GATGTACACAGCCCCAGAGAGTGACAGGTTGACTCCATCCCCTACAGATTCTCCTCGCTCCACCCAAATTGTGCCTGGGGCCCGCTATGCCATGCAGCCTTTCTTTCAGGACCAGTTTGTCAACAACCTGCCTCAGAACCGCTTCTACACGGGCGAACGGGCCGTTCCTCAAACCAACAGCCTCCTCTCCCCGCAGAGTGAGGACGCCAGCGCCGCCGCCTCTGCCCAACGCTGGTTCGTGCCCCCCGTCCAGCAGCCAGGCTCCAACAAGCTGGATCTGTCCTATGACAATGACTATTCCACCAGTAGCCTACTGTCCTACGGCATAAAGCCCCTGTCCCTGCAGACGTCCCACGCCCTCAGTTACTACCCAGACTCGGCCTTCGCCTCCATGGCTGCTGGTTGGGGCACGAGAAGCACTTACCAGCGGAAGATGACCACAGGTTTGCCCTGGTCCCCTCGTCCGAGCCCCCCAGCCTTCCCCGAGGACCAGCTGGGGGCCACTAAAGACAAGCTCCCCGACGAGAGCGCACCGACGGCTTCGACCTGGATCGAGACATCCCAGTCGCTGAAATCAGTGGACTCTAGTGATTCTGGTGTTTACTCCATGGTCTGCAAGAGGCGCAGGATGTCTCCTGGGGGCTCAAGCACAGAAAACTCCCCGACCATCAAGTGTGAGGACTTGACTACGGAGGAGTACAAGGACAACCCAAAAGGCATGGGTTATTATGCATTCTACACAAGCCCCTAA